From Pseudomonas hefeiensis, one genomic window encodes:
- a CDS encoding polysaccharide deacetylase family protein encodes MADSVFWPQGYRCAVVLTVDYNDIHGILTQAPEVAGRDKTLSVWRYGTQRGVERLLGLFDELKVCSSWFIPGIVAEENPQHIQAIQAGGHEIACAGYRHCNYDTLDLAQQRDEVARGCAALQALTGQRPSGFRIPAGNGAPGFIEALGEHGISWSSSWRGDDLPFAHPTAPGIIELPLHYELEDEPYFAFNLSPAVPPAQSRIASYSHTLGNLQMDFAGFHRFGLCYLLRLHPEIIGTPGRIGVLRELLQGIQQHDDVWIAQGCEVAQWWADSALPTASDHPASVYERHYRDYLL; translated from the coding sequence ATGGCTGATTCGGTTTTCTGGCCCCAGGGCTACCGCTGCGCTGTCGTGTTGACGGTCGACTACAACGACATCCACGGCATTCTCACCCAGGCCCCGGAAGTCGCCGGACGCGACAAGACCCTCTCCGTGTGGCGCTACGGCACACAACGGGGTGTCGAGCGCCTGTTGGGGCTGTTCGACGAACTGAAGGTGTGCAGCAGTTGGTTCATTCCCGGCATCGTTGCCGAAGAAAACCCGCAGCACATCCAGGCGATTCAAGCAGGCGGGCACGAGATTGCCTGCGCCGGTTATCGCCACTGCAACTACGACACCCTCGATCTGGCGCAGCAGCGTGACGAAGTCGCCCGAGGGTGTGCAGCGTTGCAGGCGCTGACCGGCCAGCGCCCCAGCGGTTTTCGCATCCCCGCCGGCAATGGCGCACCGGGGTTCATCGAGGCCTTGGGCGAACACGGTATAAGCTGGTCGTCGTCATGGCGTGGCGATGATTTGCCTTTCGCTCACCCCACGGCACCCGGGATTATCGAACTGCCGTTGCACTATGAACTGGAGGACGAGCCCTACTTCGCCTTCAACCTGAGCCCGGCGGTGCCGCCTGCGCAATCGCGGATCGCTTCCTACAGTCACACGCTGGGCAATCTGCAAATGGACTTCGCCGGGTTTCACCGCTTTGGCCTGTGTTACCTGCTGCGCCTGCATCCCGAGATCATCGGCACGCCCGGGCGGATCGGCGTGTTGCGCGAGCTGCTGCAGGGCATCCAGCAGCACGATGATGTATGGATCGCCCAAGGTTGCGAAGTCGCCCAATGGTGGGCGGACTCGGCGCTGCCAACGGCCAGCGATCACCCCGCCTCGGTGTACGAGCGGCACTATCGGGACTACCTGCTATGA
- a CDS encoding MmgE/PrpD family protein — protein sequence MTERLQRLAQFCVDTRFEDLPAALVAQAKRHILDTFGAALAGADSDVARQARQVFEGETGSNLVWGTNLRLGAAQTAMLNGVAAHALELDDTGGCDHSGAVVLPAAMAAVSMAPGTVNGRELITAVVLGYEVGRRVLEACGGYSAHNGAGWHSTATCGVFGAAAASARILRLDAGQTLAALGIAGSFSGGLWAFIHDGSQSKKLHSGRAAEGGLLAARFAQQGITGPTRLFDDVWGGFLKTLAGQTAEPQALDADLGSVWKLARCSIKPYASCRGTHSAIDALGLLLDQLQVGADQVEDIQVSLCGFLQDMCGGQDVSTLPAAQMSLPYALAARLVHGHCGLEAYDETARRDPRIDRWLSRIRLEVDPLRSEDGEPVVCVRTVDGRQARLCVDPPLGAPANPLSDAALEQKFFSLAERVMPRVQAEALRGQLARLETLESVGLLEQWLG from the coding sequence ATGACCGAGCGCCTGCAGCGACTGGCGCAGTTCTGCGTCGACACCCGCTTCGAAGACTTGCCAGCGGCACTGGTGGCGCAAGCCAAGCGGCACATCCTCGATACGTTCGGGGCGGCATTGGCCGGCGCGGACAGCGACGTCGCACGGCAGGCACGTCAGGTCTTCGAGGGTGAAACCGGCAGCAACCTGGTCTGGGGCACCAACCTGCGACTCGGCGCCGCCCAGACGGCGATGCTCAACGGTGTCGCCGCGCATGCGCTGGAACTGGACGACACCGGTGGCTGCGACCACTCCGGGGCGGTGGTCCTGCCGGCGGCGATGGCCGCGGTGTCGATGGCACCCGGAACGGTCAACGGTCGTGAGCTGATCACGGCCGTGGTGCTTGGCTATGAAGTCGGTCGCCGGGTGCTCGAAGCCTGCGGCGGCTATTCGGCGCACAACGGCGCGGGGTGGCATTCCACTGCAACCTGCGGGGTGTTCGGCGCGGCAGCCGCCAGTGCGCGCATCCTGCGACTGGACGCCGGGCAAACGCTCGCTGCGCTTGGCATTGCCGGCAGTTTCAGTGGGGGCCTGTGGGCATTCATCCATGACGGTTCGCAAAGCAAGAAGCTGCACAGCGGCCGTGCGGCTGAAGGAGGATTGCTGGCCGCGCGGTTTGCCCAGCAGGGCATCACCGGGCCGACCAGGCTGTTCGATGACGTCTGGGGCGGTTTTCTCAAGACCCTGGCCGGGCAGACGGCAGAACCGCAAGCGCTGGACGCGGATCTCGGATCGGTGTGGAAACTCGCACGCTGCTCGATCAAGCCCTATGCCTCGTGCCGTGGCACCCATTCGGCCATCGATGCGCTGGGGTTGCTGCTGGATCAGTTGCAAGTCGGCGCCGATCAGGTAGAAGACATTCAGGTGTCGTTGTGCGGGTTTCTGCAGGACATGTGCGGTGGCCAGGATGTCAGCACGCTGCCGGCGGCGCAGATGAGCCTGCCTTACGCCTTGGCGGCGCGGCTGGTGCACGGCCATTGCGGACTTGAAGCCTATGATGAGACCGCGCGCCGCGACCCGCGGATTGACCGCTGGCTGTCGCGCATTCGCCTTGAAGTGGACCCGCTACGGTCAGAGGATGGCGAACCTGTGGTCTGCGTGCGGACCGTGGACGGTCGGCAGGCGCGGCTGTGCGTCGATCCGCCCTTGGGTGCGCCAGCCAATCCGTTGAGCGATGCGGCGCTGGAGCAGAAATTTTTCAGCCTGGCGGAGCGAGTGATGCCGCGGGTGCAGGCTGAGGCGTTGCGGGGGCAATTGGCGCGGCTGGAAACGCTGGAGTCGGTTGGACTGCTCGAGCAGTGGTTGGGTTGA
- a CDS encoding MFS transporter → MATYSLVIRRLMIASLTIVVSRAITSPLLTLFLSNKLGLNQQDVGLLLGIAVFIATLLALYGGYIIDRLEKRRLLILTMLSSAIGFVLLTFAQNLYLTTLTLVITETASALFLIGSKAILSENLPVGQRAKAFSLRYTLTNIGYAIGPMLGVVIAGVYPIAPFLIAGAIAFGSIFLMSGIPSDSAPAPAIGQPQSFLKTLVTLKNDRTLIMFTCGCLLSTVVHGRFTLYLSQYLLVVEDSQRALQTMAALLACNAIAVILLQYQIGRFLKREQLRYWIAGGTSLFILGLIGFSLADSLVSWCVAMFIFTLGEMIIYPAEFLFVDTLAPEELRGSYYGAQNLAALGGALSPVICGFLLMHTQAPTMFYALSLLTALGGTLCFMSGRRVALKQNNSL, encoded by the coding sequence GTGGCCACTTACTCGCTCGTCATCCGCCGCCTGATGATCGCTTCACTGACCATCGTCGTCAGCCGCGCCATTACCAGCCCGTTGCTCACCCTGTTCCTGAGCAACAAACTCGGTCTCAACCAACAGGACGTCGGTTTGTTGCTGGGCATCGCGGTGTTCATCGCCACCCTGCTCGCGCTCTACGGCGGCTACATCATCGATCGCCTGGAGAAACGCCGGTTGCTGATCCTGACCATGCTCTCCAGCGCCATCGGATTCGTACTGCTGACCTTCGCCCAGAACCTCTACCTGACTACCCTGACCCTGGTGATCACCGAAACCGCGTCGGCCCTGTTCCTGATCGGTTCCAAGGCGATCCTCAGCGAGAACCTGCCCGTGGGCCAGCGGGCCAAGGCGTTTTCCCTGCGCTACACCCTTACCAATATCGGCTACGCCATCGGCCCGATGCTCGGCGTGGTGATTGCCGGGGTGTACCCGATTGCGCCGTTCCTGATTGCCGGCGCCATCGCTTTCGGCAGCATCTTCCTGATGAGCGGCATTCCCAGCGACTCGGCCCCGGCCCCCGCGATCGGCCAGCCACAGAGTTTTCTGAAGACCCTGGTGACCCTGAAAAACGACCGCACGCTGATCATGTTCACCTGCGGCTGCCTGCTCAGTACCGTGGTCCATGGGCGTTTTACCCTGTACCTGTCGCAATACCTGCTGGTGGTCGAGGACTCCCAGCGCGCGCTGCAAACCATGGCCGCCCTGCTCGCCTGCAATGCGATTGCGGTGATCCTGCTGCAATACCAGATAGGCCGCTTTCTCAAGCGCGAACAGCTACGTTACTGGATCGCCGGTGGCACCAGCCTTTTCATCCTCGGTTTGATCGGCTTTAGCCTGGCCGACAGCCTGGTGTCCTGGTGCGTGGCGATGTTCATTTTCACCCTCGGCGAGATGATCATTTACCCTGCCGAGTTCCTCTTCGTTGACACCCTGGCTCCGGAAGAACTGCGCGGCAGCTACTACGGCGCGCAAAACCTCGCGGCCCTGGGCGGCGCGTTGAGCCCGGTGATCTGCGGCTTCCTGCTCATGCACACCCAAGCGCCAACGATGTTCTATGCCTTGAGCTTGTTGACCGCGCTGGGCGGCACACTGTGCTTCATGAGTGGTCGGCGAGTGGCGTTAAAGCAAAATAACTCACTTTAG
- a CDS encoding class I SAM-dependent methyltransferase, which produces MRNEELKIVFDQQAVSYDKQWERMAPIRAALYLLLESQFSGLPENARILCVGVGTGAELAHLAERFPGWHFTAVDPSGAMLDVCRQRAVQKGFLARCHFHEGYLDTLAAEARYDAATCFLVSQFLLEGGARTTFFREIAQRLKPHGILANADLASDTESPAYEVLLRSWMTLMSSDGLQPEVLERARTAYASNVAILPVQQVAGLIKAAGFDAPVQFFQAGLMHGWFCTRQADLK; this is translated from the coding sequence ATGCGCAATGAAGAACTCAAGATAGTGTTCGACCAGCAAGCTGTCAGCTACGACAAGCAATGGGAAAGGATGGCGCCGATTCGCGCCGCCCTCTATTTGCTGCTCGAATCTCAGTTCAGCGGTCTGCCGGAAAATGCCCGGATACTCTGCGTCGGCGTTGGCACGGGGGCGGAACTTGCCCATCTGGCAGAGCGCTTCCCCGGCTGGCATTTCACTGCTGTCGACCCTTCGGGCGCAATGCTTGACGTCTGTCGACAGAGGGCCGTTCAGAAGGGCTTTCTCGCGCGCTGCCATTTTCACGAAGGTTACCTTGACACGCTCGCCGCCGAGGCCCGCTACGACGCGGCTACCTGTTTTCTGGTCTCCCAATTCTTGTTAGAAGGCGGCGCCCGCACCACGTTCTTTCGCGAGATTGCCCAGCGCCTTAAACCCCACGGAATATTGGCGAACGCCGACCTCGCCTCTGATACCGAATCGCCGGCCTATGAGGTGCTGTTACGCAGTTGGATGACCTTGATGTCCTCCGATGGTCTTCAGCCGGAAGTGCTGGAGCGAGCGCGTACTGCCTACGCCAGCAATGTTGCGATCCTGCCTGTGCAACAGGTCGCGGGCCTTATTAAGGCCGCCGGGTTTGACGCCCCTGTGCAGTTCTTTCAGGCGGGGTTAATGCACGGATGGTTCTGTACGCGGCAAGCAGATCTAAAGTGA
- a CDS encoding methyl-accepting chemotaxis protein, with protein sequence MSLVGTLGGALLSIPEAIILAVAASVPIGLFVSHWQNRGALRLLELAEASTSDALLAKMYSDERGPQARLETAFVSQTSRLKTCLTRLQDTAEQLNQLAGRSDSLAVDSSRGLERQRVETEQVSTAVNQMAATTQEVASHVQRTADATQQANVLTGRGREVARDTREAIERLSAVVGETGLTVAQLAKDSNEIGTVVDVIKGIADQTNLLALNAAIEAARAGDMGRGFAVVADEVRQLAQRTTESTAQIHSLISKLQTSSNNAVKTMESGHRQAEEGVTRVLEADKALVGISEAVAHITDMTSQIAAATEEQTAVAEEISRNIHTIANLADQTSEQARHSAELSKELTQTAKTQYSLVERFNR encoded by the coding sequence ATGAGTTTAGTGGGCACGCTGGGTGGTGCGCTGCTGAGTATTCCTGAAGCGATTATTCTCGCTGTCGCAGCATCGGTTCCAATCGGGCTGTTTGTGTCGCATTGGCAAAACCGAGGCGCGTTGCGCCTGCTGGAATTGGCAGAAGCCTCAACCTCCGACGCGTTGCTGGCGAAAATGTACAGCGATGAGCGCGGCCCTCAGGCGCGTCTTGAAACGGCATTCGTTAGCCAGACATCCCGGCTCAAGACCTGCCTCACTCGACTGCAAGATACGGCAGAACAATTGAACCAACTCGCCGGCAGATCCGATAGTCTTGCTGTCGACAGCTCCCGCGGACTTGAACGCCAACGCGTGGAGACCGAGCAAGTATCGACCGCCGTCAATCAGATGGCAGCCACCACACAAGAAGTCGCCAGCCACGTTCAACGCACCGCTGATGCTACCCAGCAAGCCAACGTGCTTACCGGGCGTGGACGCGAGGTGGCTCGGGACACCCGCGAAGCTATTGAGCGCCTCTCGGCGGTGGTGGGTGAAACCGGGCTCACAGTCGCGCAATTGGCTAAGGACAGCAACGAAATCGGCACAGTGGTGGACGTGATCAAAGGCATTGCCGATCAGACCAACCTGCTGGCACTGAACGCGGCCATTGAAGCCGCTCGCGCAGGAGACATGGGTCGAGGTTTTGCCGTAGTCGCCGATGAAGTCCGTCAGTTGGCCCAGCGCACGACGGAGTCGACCGCACAAATCCATAGCCTGATTTCAAAGCTGCAGACTTCGTCCAACAACGCCGTGAAGACCATGGAGAGCGGGCATCGCCAGGCCGAAGAAGGCGTGACGCGGGTGCTTGAAGCGGACAAAGCCTTGGTGGGCATCAGTGAAGCCGTCGCACACATTACCGACATGACCAGCCAGATTGCCGCTGCGACTGAAGAGCAAACTGCGGTTGCCGAGGAAATCAGCCGCAACATCCACACCATCGCGAATCTGGCGGATCAAACGTCGGAGCAAGCAAGGCATTCGGCGGAGCTCAGCAAGGAATTGACCCAGACGGCCAAGACTCAGTATTCGTTGGTTGAACGGTTTAATCGATAG
- a CDS encoding YopT-type cysteine protease domain-containing protein, with translation MFTFPRAHQSRRWEGQGALLGGGIPWYGGEGLGVCFGFSTLWAKIGAPFDCFATLRARKEDVSRTQEMLSESMTLGELVAMGSTADAVIGRDSIKETAYADGVASHIVLDVLQRTGARHFIISFYFVGGPQGRGAHAIAASFDEGQTGRLFDPNYGVGAYQSRTHLCNDLHALLASYVLPGGHVTESYLLEFDHEDEFGEFQGAALH, from the coding sequence ATGTTCACCTTCCCCCGAGCACACCAGAGCAGAAGATGGGAAGGGCAAGGAGCCCTATTAGGTGGGGGAATTCCTTGGTATGGAGGGGAGGGCCTGGGCGTGTGCTTCGGTTTCAGTACGCTCTGGGCCAAGATCGGTGCGCCCTTTGACTGTTTCGCCACGTTGCGGGCCAGGAAGGAGGACGTCTCCCGGACGCAGGAGATGCTGAGCGAGTCAATGACGTTGGGCGAACTCGTGGCGATGGGCAGCACCGCCGATGCGGTCATCGGACGCGACTCGATCAAAGAGACGGCTTACGCTGATGGCGTTGCCAGCCACATCGTCCTCGACGTCCTCCAGAGGACTGGGGCACGCCACTTCATTATCTCGTTCTATTTCGTCGGTGGTCCGCAGGGCCGCGGTGCTCACGCCATCGCGGCGTCCTTCGATGAGGGCCAGACGGGCAGACTCTTTGACCCCAACTACGGTGTCGGTGCTTATCAATCGAGGACCCACCTGTGCAACGACCTGCATGCGCTACTGGCAAGCTACGTCCTTCCCGGTGGGCATGTGACCGAAAGCTACCTGTTGGAGTTTGATCACGAGGATGAATTCGGTGAGTTTCAAGGAGCCGCACTCCACTGA
- a CDS encoding TonB-dependent siderophore receptor — protein sequence MLAIGIVFCGPSVQAAEQVEQVESENSLTLAPISITETAPRERSAVTEDTHSYTTDAARTATPLSMSLRETPQSVSVVTQQRIQDQDLKTILDVVNNATGVSVNRYETSRAQFNARGFELNSLMIDGVPTIYEQPWSSGEIFSSLAMYDRVEVVRGANGLMTGAGDPSASINMVRKRASSTELKGSVELSAGTWDTYGVEADVSSALNEEGTIRARLVGETNEGDSWMDMNSTQRQTLYGTMDIDLTPNTTLWFGLSRQETKEDSPMWGGLPVWYADGSRTRWSRSKTTSADWSKWDTTYETYFINLDHTFANDWQVNLSYNRGERTGDSSLLYLSGNPGRDGSSGMSSFPATYKTETTQDDYSIRFNGPFSLLGREHELAFGYVDSKQKFDADALNAQTGFGGVANFDAYNGNFPEPVWGPRSDYGYSETRQKGLFAATRLNVTDDLKVILGARESWYEKTSDDIYSEVSKIDVDNELTPYAGIVYDLTDNISAYASYTEIFLPQSVRDSSGQTLEPIVGESNEMGLKGEFFEGRLNASAAIFQIKQDNLGQSTGQLIDPSNPVGGYAYEASEGATSKGFELEVSGELATDWNASVGYTQFTAEDADGNEVNTLYPTKLLRTFTTYRLPGAFNKLTIGGGVNWQDSIYTYATNPAGNPEKIQQDAYALVNLMARYEITDNLSAQVNANNVTDEKYFDIFDAYGALTYGAPRSLTASAKYRF from the coding sequence ATGCTGGCGATCGGTATCGTCTTCTGCGGGCCCTCTGTACAGGCGGCGGAGCAGGTCGAGCAGGTCGAGTCGGAAAATTCTCTCACCCTGGCCCCTATCTCGATCACGGAGACTGCTCCCCGCGAGCGCAGTGCCGTCACCGAAGACACCCACTCGTACACCACTGACGCGGCGCGCACGGCCACGCCATTGAGCATGTCTTTGCGCGAAACCCCACAGTCGGTCAGTGTCGTTACCCAGCAGCGCATTCAAGACCAGGACCTGAAAACCATTCTCGACGTGGTCAATAACGCCACCGGGGTTTCGGTCAACCGCTACGAAACAAGCCGGGCGCAGTTCAACGCCCGGGGTTTTGAACTCAACTCGTTGATGATTGATGGCGTACCCACCATCTACGAGCAGCCATGGAGTTCAGGAGAAATTTTCAGCAGCCTGGCGATGTATGACCGGGTTGAAGTCGTGCGCGGTGCTAACGGTTTGATGACGGGGGCCGGCGATCCCTCCGCGTCCATCAATATGGTGCGCAAGCGCGCCAGCAGCACTGAGCTCAAGGGTTCGGTAGAACTGAGCGCCGGCACATGGGACACCTATGGCGTTGAGGCTGATGTGTCGAGCGCGTTGAACGAGGAAGGCACCATTCGCGCGCGTCTGGTCGGGGAGACCAACGAGGGCGATAGCTGGATGGACATGAACTCGACCCAGCGCCAAACCCTCTACGGCACCATGGACATCGACCTGACGCCGAACACCACGCTGTGGTTCGGTTTGAGCCGACAGGAAACCAAAGAGGATTCGCCGATGTGGGGCGGCCTGCCCGTCTGGTACGCCGACGGCAGCCGTACTCGCTGGAGCCGCTCGAAGACCACCTCCGCCGATTGGAGCAAGTGGGACACCACTTACGAAACCTACTTCATCAACCTCGACCACACCTTTGCCAACGACTGGCAAGTCAACCTCAGCTACAACCGCGGCGAACGCACTGGCGACTCCTCCCTGCTGTACCTTTCCGGCAATCCCGGCAGGGATGGCAGCTCCGGGATGAGTTCGTTCCCGGCGACCTACAAGACTGAAACCACCCAGGATGACTACAGCATTCGTTTCAATGGCCCGTTCTCGTTGCTGGGCCGTGAGCACGAGTTGGCCTTCGGTTACGTGGACAGCAAACAGAAGTTCGACGCCGATGCACTCAATGCGCAAACCGGTTTTGGCGGCGTGGCCAATTTCGATGCTTATAACGGCAACTTCCCCGAGCCGGTGTGGGGGCCACGGTCCGACTACGGCTACAGCGAAACCCGGCAAAAAGGCCTCTTCGCCGCCACCCGCTTGAACGTGACCGATGACTTGAAAGTGATTCTTGGCGCCCGTGAAAGCTGGTACGAAAAGACCAGTGATGACATCTATTCAGAAGTCAGCAAGATCGATGTTGATAACGAGCTAACGCCCTATGCCGGCATTGTTTATGACCTCACCGACAATATCTCGGCCTATGCCAGCTACACGGAAATTTTCCTGCCGCAGTCGGTGCGCGACAGCAGCGGCCAGACACTGGAGCCCATCGTGGGTGAAAGCAATGAAATGGGGCTCAAAGGTGAATTCTTCGAGGGCCGTTTGAACGCTTCCGCTGCGATTTTCCAGATCAAACAGGACAACCTGGGCCAGAGCACCGGCCAGTTGATCGACCCTTCGAACCCCGTCGGCGGTTATGCCTACGAAGCCAGCGAAGGCGCCACCAGCAAGGGCTTCGAGCTGGAAGTCTCCGGCGAACTGGCAACCGACTGGAACGCCTCGGTGGGCTACACCCAATTCACCGCCGAAGATGCTGATGGCAACGAAGTGAACACGCTGTACCCCACCAAGTTACTGCGTACCTTCACCACCTATCGCCTGCCAGGTGCCTTCAATAAACTGACCATCGGCGGCGGCGTTAACTGGCAAGACTCGATCTACACCTACGCCACCAATCCGGCCGGCAACCCCGAGAAGATCCAGCAAGATGCCTACGCCCTGGTCAACCTGATGGCGCGTTACGAAATCACCGACAACCTCTCGGCGCAGGTGAATGCCAACAACGTCACCGACGAAAAGTACTTCGATATCTTCGACGCCTACGGAGCCCTGACCTACGGCGCACCGCGCAGCCTCACCGCTTCGGCGAAGTACCGCTTCTAA
- a CDS encoding DUF4256 domain-containing protein, whose protein sequence is MKKQDQENLLRTLKTRFDQNPQRHPNIPWADVQTRLEANPNALKSLQAMEATGGEPDVIDQNKESGLITFCDCAKESPTGRRSLCYDRAALDARKENKPKGSAVEMAEAMGIALLTEDQYRALQTLGEFDAKTSSWLATPPELRTLGGALFGDYRYERVFIYHNGVQSYYAARGFRGLLCV, encoded by the coding sequence ATGAAAAAACAAGATCAGGAAAACCTCCTCAGAACCCTGAAAACCCGCTTCGACCAAAACCCCCAGCGCCATCCCAACATCCCCTGGGCCGACGTCCAAACCCGACTCGAAGCCAACCCCAACGCCCTCAAATCCCTCCAGGCCATGGAAGCCACCGGCGGCGAACCCGACGTCATCGACCAGAACAAAGAGTCCGGCCTCATCACTTTCTGCGATTGCGCCAAAGAAAGCCCGACCGGCCGCCGAAGCCTCTGCTACGACCGCGCCGCTCTGGACGCGCGCAAGGAAAACAAACCCAAGGGCAGCGCCGTCGAAATGGCCGAAGCGATGGGCATCGCCCTGCTGACGGAAGACCAATACCGCGCCCTGCAAACGCTCGGTGAGTTTGATGCCAAGACTTCCAGTTGGCTGGCGACGCCCCCTGAACTTCGCACGCTCGGCGGGGCGCTGTTCGGTGATTACCGTTATGAGCGAGTGTTCATCTACCACAATGGCGTGCAGTCGTATTACGCGGCCCGAGGGTTTCGGGGTTTGCTTTGTGTTTGA
- a CDS encoding GNAT family N-acetyltransferase: MVIENAPGALLNFRPVNLSQDGNVCVGFFEDMLLCAFGSAQQIQSPDGKQRYLQSLREKAAEVPGSIVHAWDETRIVGQIEMSLLKTEPAVGYIHFFYLTPEWRSRGAGKLLLAYATNFLAGLGCERMRLSVSETNQRAARFYSHHGWTDIGPRQDRPELPLRLMEKAIGSTQTASV, encoded by the coding sequence ATGGTTATAGAAAATGCGCCAGGCGCTCTGCTGAATTTTCGTCCGGTTAACCTCAGTCAAGACGGCAATGTTTGCGTAGGTTTCTTTGAAGACATGCTGCTCTGTGCGTTCGGTTCAGCACAACAGATTCAAAGCCCAGATGGCAAGCAGCGTTACCTTCAGTCGTTACGAGAAAAGGCAGCCGAGGTTCCTGGCAGCATTGTCCATGCCTGGGATGAAACACGAATTGTGGGGCAGATAGAGATGTCGCTGCTGAAGACAGAACCTGCGGTGGGTTACATCCACTTTTTCTATCTCACCCCTGAGTGGCGATCACGCGGTGCTGGGAAGTTGCTGCTCGCTTACGCGACCAACTTTCTTGCAGGGCTGGGCTGCGAGCGGATGAGATTGTCGGTGAGCGAAACGAACCAGAGGGCGGCGCGGTTTTATAGTCACCATGGCTGGACTGATATAGGGCCCAGGCAAGATAGGCCAGAACTGCCCTTGCGCTTGATGGAAAAGGCTATTGGCTCGACGCAAACGGCAAGCGTTTGA
- a CDS encoding VOC family protein, whose protein sequence is MKNFTIQCIDHIVLRVKDLDRSLAFYTSVLGCELKKRRDDLGMLHLSTGVSMIDLVAVDGPLGREGGPAAGKQGHNVDHLCLRIEPFDEQALLAHLASAGLSVEKAQMRYGAQGNGWSIYCFDPDGNQIELKGPALKP, encoded by the coding sequence ATGAAGAACTTCACGATTCAATGTATTGACCATATCGTCCTGCGGGTGAAGGACCTCGATCGCAGTCTCGCGTTCTACACCTCGGTGCTCGGTTGCGAACTCAAGAAGCGCCGGGACGATCTTGGGATGCTCCACCTCAGCACCGGTGTTTCGATGATTGATCTGGTTGCCGTCGACGGGCCGCTGGGTCGCGAGGGTGGGCCGGCGGCTGGCAAGCAAGGGCACAATGTCGACCACCTCTGCTTGCGCATCGAGCCGTTCGATGAACAAGCCCTCCTCGCTCATTTGGCCTCAGCCGGCCTGAGCGTTGAGAAAGCGCAGATGCGCTATGGCGCGCAGGGTAATGGTTGGTCGATCTACTGCTTCGATCCGGACGGCAACCAGATCGAGTTGAAGGGCCCGGCGCTGAAGCCCTGA
- a CDS encoding PH domain-containing protein → MIDFNNKGFFKLKQNDEYAERVTALLLDGEQVIDAYKSMRDGVVFTNKRIIAVNVQGITGSKKDFTSLPYKNIVAYSVETSGTFDLDSELEIYFSSLGKVKFEFTGKTGIVEISRLISKHLLA, encoded by the coding sequence ATGATCGATTTCAACAACAAAGGCTTCTTCAAGCTCAAGCAAAACGACGAGTATGCCGAACGTGTAACGGCCCTGCTGCTGGACGGCGAACAGGTCATCGACGCCTATAAATCCATGCGCGACGGCGTGGTCTTCACCAACAAACGCATTATTGCGGTGAACGTGCAAGGCATCACCGGCAGCAAAAAAGACTTCACCTCTCTGCCTTATAAAAACATCGTAGCCTACTCGGTAGAAACCTCCGGCACCTTCGATCTGGATTCGGAGCTGGAGATCTACTTTTCATCCCTGGGCAAGGTGAAGTTCGAATTCACCGGCAAGACGGGCATTGTCGAAATATCGAGACTGATCTCCAAGCACCTTTTGGCCTGA